The genome window TATGCGTGAGATGAAGTTTGGTAGCCTCGGTGAAGATGAGCCGCGGATCGCTACCTATAAGGCAAAGTGGGATTATAAATATCGAAAAAAGTGGGAAATTAAAAATATGTTTGCCGGAAGGCTACCTAATGGCTCAACCGAGAAGATAAATGAAGTTTGCAAGCGTGCCTTTAGAGCTTTAAATTTGGAGTGTTACGCCCGTTTTGACATTCGTTTAACAAACGATTCAAAAATATATATTCTTGAAGTTAATGCTAACCCTTCTTTAGACCCTGATGATGAATTGGCCCAGTCAGCAGAAAAGGGTGGATTAACTTACGATAAGCTTATTCAAAAAATATTGATATTGGGGCTTAAGAGAGGTGGAAATAATTAATTATGGGTGCAGAGATTTTTGTAGCTCGTTGTTATGATGTTGGAGGAGTAGGTTTGGTAATCAATGGCTGGGTCCAGTCAGGTGAGATTAGGGAAGGATCAGTCGGTAGAACCTATAAAGGAAAAAGATTTACTTTGGTAAAGATTGAAAAAGAAGGTAAGCAAATTCCTAAGGCTGTTGAGAAAGATAAGATTAATCTTTTTGTTAAACATGTTAACCGCACTGAGGTGAAGCCGGGTGAGACTGTTTATTTTGAGTAGGTTTTAGTCTTGCAGAGATCAACTAAGATGAAAGATTTACTTAATCCTAGTCAGAGAAGTTATCTTCTTTCTTTAGTTAGAGATACTATTCAACACTATCTAAGGACAAAAGAACCCTTAGAGCCCAAGACGGAAGACTCTTTGCTAAAAGATGTGCGCGGCGCTTTTGTTACTTTGCACCAAGGAGGTAGGCTAAGGGGTTGCATTGGTAGTATAGTTGCAACTAAGCCTCTTTATTTAGAGATAAGGGATATGGCTATTGCCGCAAGTACCCAAGATTCGAGATTTTCTCCGGTGAGTGAAGGAGAGCTGGCCGACATAAGAATAGAGATATCAGTTTTGTCGCCGTTTAAAAAAATAGTTAATTCTGACGAAATCATAGTTGGCAAGCATGGAGTTTTAGTGAAGCAGGGGTATAAAAGTGGAGTTTATCTACCACAAGTAGCTAAAGAGACCGGATGGGGTAAGGAAGAATTTATGAATAGTCTTTGTAGGGATAAGGCTGGCATCTCAGTTGATTCTTGGAAGAGGGGTGAGTGCGAAATCTATATTTTTAGTGCAGAAGTATTCGGAGAGTAGTTAAAAATGTCTAAAACTGTAAAAAATTTAATTATTGCCAATGTTTCAGTTTTTCTGCTTAGCTCTATTTGGCAAGAGTTTCCGATCGGGCTGTTAGCTATGGTTCCGAGATTGGTCTTTTCAAAGTTAATGATTTGGCAGCTAGTTACCTATATGTTTGTGCATCTTGATTTGTGGCATTTGGTGATGAATATGCTGATGCTTTGGTTTTTTGGACCAGCAATCGAGGCAGCTTGGGGCCAGAAGCGATTTTTAATTTATTATTTTTTTACTGGTATCGGCGCAGCTTTATGCAGTGTTATTTTTTCCTTTAATTCACCGATAATCGGAGCCTCGGGTGCAATATTTGGAATATTGGTTGCTTACGCCATGCTTTATCCTGATAATATGATTTTGTTTTTTTTCTTTGTTCCGATGAAGATGAAACATGCTGTTTTTGTCTTAGCCGGAATAAATCTTTTGGGGGCAATTTCAGCTTCTGGCAGTGGCATTGCTTACATAGCTCATTTAGGCGGTGGTCTTTTTGGTTACCTTTACTTAAAAAACGAAACTTTACGCCATCGCCTTCTATCTTTAGACTTTGAGAAGATCAAATCATGGTTTAATAAGCCATCGGCAAAACCGACAAAGTCTACTAAACCCAATAAGCCTAAAACCTTTGATGAACGGGTTGATGAGATTCTTGATAAGATATCCAAGAAAGGAATGGCTAGCCTTACTAAGGAGGAGATAGATATCCTTGATCGACGTAGTCGTTCTTAACCCGCCATTTTGTTAGTTTTTCCTAGAAACTTACTGCTGAGCTTGACAAACCAAGATAAATAGGCTATACTTTGGTTGATTAATAGTTCACATTATTAATATTTTAGGAGGTTAATTATGCCTAAAGAAAGTCAAATAAAACAATTTTCTCAAGAGCTTACCGAAAGTATATCTTATATCCAGCGAATGGCCCGAATATTGCTAAGAGAGCGTTCCGATGCATTAATTCAGGGAAAAGTAACCATGCCCCAGTATTTGAGTCTCGAGTTGCTCAGTAATCATGGCGTTCTAAAGATGAAAGATATTGCCAAAGCTTTAAATATTAGTCTTCCAGCGGCAACTGGCTTGGTGAATCGTTTGGTCAAAATGAAGTTAGTTGAGCGGGTTTATGATCAAGAAGACCGCCGGGTAATATTTGTTGAGCTCACCAGTGAAGGGAAAAAAACTACTGATGAAACTAAGTTAGCCCGGAGAAAAATTATTGAGGAGATGTTTGGCGGTATTACCGATGAAGAAAGGGAAATTTATATTAGAATTATTCGCAAGGTAAAGAGTAATTTAAATGAAAAAGCTAAGTAAAAGTAAAAACATTAGTTTATTTTTAATTCTAGTGGCAGGATTTTTTTTAACTTTTAAAGGTTTCACTGAAGACCTATTGCCTTTGGAATTGTCTTTAGAAGAGGTAACCGAGATTGCTTTGGAAAATTCTTTGGATATTCAGATTGCTAAGTTTGATACCTATATTAGTAGAACCTCTAAAGATGAGGCTGAATCAATATTTGATACTATTTTTAGCGCTGAAGCTAGCTATAATCGAAATCGAAAAGAAACGGCCAGTTCTTTGGCCGGAACCGATACTCGAGAGACTATTTTTTCATTGGGTCTTGAGAAAAAACTACCTACCGGAACCACGCTTGCTCTAGATGCAATCAACACCAAGACTAAAACTAATAGTTCTTTTACTACCTTAAATCCTTATACTGAAGCTGGGCTTGAATTTTCAGTAACTCAGGAGTTAGGTAGGAATTTCTTTGGCTTAGCTGATCGGGCTAAGATTAAAATTACTAAAATCGATATTGAAAATTCTGAGTTTGTGTCTTTGGATGATATTGAACAGTTTCTCTATGCTGTTCAGCGTTCCTATTGGAATTTAGCACTTCGCGAAGAAGAGCTTTTAATCGCTAAAGATATGCTGTCGGAAGCAGAAAAACTTTATGAAATTTACAAGGAAAAGAAAGAGCTAGGCTTGGTCGAGGAGAGTGAATTTTTAGCAATTGAGGCTTTACTTAAGGCCCGTCAAAGTAGCATTAATGTAGCTCAATTAGCTCGGGAAACGGCAAAGAATGATTTATTATTTTTAATTAACCGTGGTGATTTTCAGCAAAATCTTATTCCTCGGGATAGTCTAGATATCGAGGTTTTTGAGACAGATTTATATCAAGCTTTGAATCGGGCAGTTGATTCGCGTCGTGACTATAAGCGGATTAAAAATGAGTTAGAGAAAAACAAGATTGATTTGGTGGTTAAAAAGAATGCCCTTTGGCCGCAAATAGATTTTGAGGCTACTTTTACTCGCAATAATATTGATACCGGACGCAGTCAGGCTTGGGGGGATATTTTTAGCGATGGCGGCGAAGATGTTTTTTTTAAAGTAAGTTTTGAGGTACCGCTTGAAAAAAGAGCGGCTCGTTCTCAAGTTCGCAAGGCCGACTTAGAAAAATCTCGGTTTTTACTCAAGTTTAAGCGAATTGAACGTCTATTGTTACAGGAAATCAACGATAAGGTTAATCAGGTAAATACGATGCAGAATCAAGTCAAACTATTTAAGCAGACGGTTAAAATTCATCAGCGCAAACTTAAGAGTCAAATTGAGCGTTTAAGTTTGGGGCGCTCTGATTCAGATACGCTTATTCGTTACGAGGAAGACTTATTAAAAGCACGTTTATCTTTAGCGGAGTATTTATTTAATTATCGTACTAGTTTGATCGAGCTGGATTTAAAACAGAACATTTTACTAGATAAGTATTGGCAGGAGCCACTTTAGGAGAGCAAAGCGATGAGTATTGTTGAATTTTCAGTAAAGCGTTCACTTTTAGTAAACCTTATTTCAGTTTTTATCTTAGTCGCTGGGTTTTTGTCGGTTTTTGTGTTTAAGATTAGAAGAGAGGCTTTTCCTGAAGTTTCTTATGACATTGTCATTGTTAGTACGGTTTATCCGGGGGCAGCCCCCGAGGAGGTAGAAAAGCTAGTTACCATACCGATTGAAAAGGAGTTAAAGGGAGTAGACGGAATAGAGAAGATGAAGTCTACCTCCCTAGAGAACTCTTCAAACATTTCAATCGAGATAAGCCAAGATGTAAAAAACAAGCGCAAGGTTATTACCGATATTCAAAAGGCGGTTGATCGAGTAAGAGATTTACCGGCCGGAGTAGAGGATGACCCAGTAGTAAGTGAGGTTACTTCTGGAGAGTTTCCGGTAGTTCAGGTAGCCTTAAGTGGTGATATGCCTGAGAAAGAGCTTCAAGAGTATGCTGAAAATCTAGAAGATATCCTAGAAGATATTCCTGGTGTTTCAAAGATTTCTCGGATTGGTTATCGAGATCGAGAAGTCTGGGTTGAGGTTGATCCACAAAAGCTAAGCTCTTTTCATTTAAGCCTTGAAGAGGTAATGGAAGCTCTGGCTAGGAAAAACCGAAGTATTCCCGGAGGAAAAATCAGAGGAGTTCAAGAGTTCAGCATTCGGACAACCGGTGAATTTTATACTAAAGAAGAAATTGAAGATGTGGTTATCCGGGCTAATGAGACTGGGAATTGGCTAAGAGTAAAAGATGTGGCTGAAGTAAAGTTTTCTTTTGAGGATGAAAACACAATTAATAAAAGTTTTGGTACTCGGTCGATAGACCTTACTGTAATCAAGCGGGCTAGCGGTGACGCGATTGAAATAGTTGAAAAAGTCAAGCTTAAGACTGAAAAATTTTTAACTCAGACAAATGATTCTCGTTTGGAAACTTCTTACATTAATGACATATCTTTTTATATTAAACGTCGGCTAGGTACGCTTAAAAATAACGGAATAGTCGGTATTGTTTTAGTTTGTTTTGTTTTGATGATATTTTTGCAATTTCGGATTGCTTTGATAACTGCTATTGGACTTCCGATTGCTTTTTGTGCAACTTTGGCGGTAATGAGCTTTGTTGGTTTGAGTATAAACCTAGTTACCATGTTTGGTTTGATTGTGGTTTTGGGTATGTTAGTTGATGATGGCATTATTGTTTCTGAGAATTGTTCACGCTATCTAGAAGAGGGCCATTCACCTTATCAGGCGGCTATTTTAGGAACCCAGGAAGTAATAAAACCAGTTACTACTACAATAATTACGACCATTGCTGCTTTTAGTCCGCTTCTTTTTATGGGGGGGATGATGGGGAAGTTTATCTGGGGGATACCTCTGGTAGTTATTATTGCTCTTTGTGCTTCTTTATTTGAAGCCTTAGTTATTTTGCCTTCGCATTTTGCCGATTTTATTCGTCGGGATAAAAATTTTAAATCGCGTAAAGAACTCCCTTGGTTTAAGAAATTGGTCGTTGTCTATACTCGATTAGTGACTAAGGCTTTAAATCGGCGTTGGTGGGTATTGGGAGGATTATTTTTAGTTTTAATTTTAACTGTTGGTTTAGTTATGCACATGCCAAAAATTCTTTTTGCTTCTGAAGAAGGAATAGAAGAGTTTACTGTCCGGGCCGAAGCCCCAGTCGGAACTAATCTTTATTCCACTGATAAGTTAATTAAACCGATAGAGGAAGAAGTCGCTAAGATGCCTAAAAATCAGGTCGAAGCCTACACTACTCAAGTTGGTTCAATCGGTGATAGTTGGCATTTTGATCCTTATGGTAAGAGCGGTAGCCATGTAGTTCAGGTGACAGTTCACTTAACGCCTTATAAGCAGCGCAAAAGAAAGGTTAGTCAGATCATCGAAGACCTACGAACTAAAATTGGTGATGTTGAGGGGTTTGATCGGGTTTACTTTGAGAAACCTCAGGCTGGACCTCCGGTCGGTGCACCGGTTGCGGTTGAAATTCGCGGCGAGAGCTTTGAAGTTTTAAACAAAATCGCTAATCAGATAAATGAATTTTTAAAAACCATTCCCGGTATTTCCGATATAGTATCTGATTATGAGGTTGGCAGAGGAGAAATTCGGGTTATTGTTGATGAAGAAAAAGCTGCCCGGACCTATTTGTCGGTCGGTGAAGTGGCTTCAAGTATTCGCAATGCTTTTCGCGGCGGGGTGGCTACTTCAATTAAGCCGGTTAAGGCTGAAGAAGAGATTGATGTTTTAGTGAGATTTCCCGATGACTATCGTACTAAGCGAGAATCCTTTGAAAAAATATTAGTTCCTAATAAGTTTGGTAATTTAATCCCTTTAGCTAAGATAGCTAGATTTGAGGATGGTGTATCGGTAGCCAGGGTTCAGCATCTCGACGGAAAAAGAGTGATATCGGTCAAAGCTAACGTTGATAACCAGAACATTACTTCTAATGAAGCTAATAAGCTGATTAAGGATAAATTTAAGGATGTTTCAATTAATTTTCCCGGATATAGTATACAGTTTGGCGGAGAGCAAAGGGAAAATGTCCGTTCAATGAAAGATTTCGCTAATGCTTTTATTCTGGCCTTGTTTTTAATTTTTTTAATTTTAGCCGCTAACTTTAATTCATTGGTTCAGCCGTTAATCGTTATGATGGCGATTCCTTTTGGTTTTATCGGAGTCATCTGGGCTTTTTTCTTCCATGGTTTACCGATCGGTTTTTTTATGTTTATGGGTGCAGTAGGTTTAACTGGAATAGTAGTTAATGATTCTATAGTTTTGGTTGAGTTTGTTAATAATTTAAGAAGAAAAGGGGTCGATCGAAGACATTCATTAATTCAAGCCGGTCAGTTACGCTTGCGGCCGGTTTTACTTACTACGATTACTACTGCTCTTGGTTTGACCCCGACAGCCTATGGTATTTGGGGCGGAGACCCATTTTTAAAGCCAATGGCTTTGACTATTGTTTGGGGTATAGTTTGTGCAACCGTTCTAACTTTGGTTGTCTTGCCTTGTATTTATGCTATTATAGATGATATTACTTTAAAGCTGGCTGGCCATACGACAGTTAAGAAAAGCAATATCACTATATGATTTTTTTAAATAACCTTTCCAAAAGTTACGGTTCGAGGATTCTTTTTGAGAATTTTTCCTTAACCATTGATCGCGGTGAACGAATCGGCTTGGTTGGTCCCAACGGAGCTGGCAAATCTACACTTTTCAATATTATTCTTAAGCAAAACGAAAGCTCTTCGGGAACTATTCAGATAAATAAAGGTGTTCGTATTGGTTATCTTGCTCAAGAGGTAACCTTTAATTCAGAAGCTACAGTTTTGTCAGAGCTAACTGCTGGTGATGAGTCGATTAAGAAGCTCAAAAAAGAAAAGGATGCTTTAGAGAAAGAGAACAAAGCTGCCGGAGCTCGCTACGGGGCAGTACTCCACGATTTAGAGTTTTTTGGTTATTTTGATTTAGAGCATCGAGCTAAAAAAATATTAAGCGGCTTAGGCTTTGCGAATTCAGATTTTAATCGGCCGGTTAATGAAATGAGCGGTGGTTTTAAGATGCGAGTTTTATTGGCTAAGCTGTTGCTGTATCCTTATGATATTTTACTTTTGGATGAACCTACCAACTTTCTAGATTTAGAAGCAGCTATTTGGTTTAAAGATTATTTATTAAAATTTAAGGGAACTTTTGTGATGATTTCTCACGATCGGGATTTTCTTACCGAGGTAACCAGCGACACTTTAGTTTTAGAAAACGGAGCAATCACTAAGATCAAGGGAAATTATGATGATTATGAAAAGATGTGTAATGAGCAGCGAGAGCGCCTGCTTAAGCAGTTTAAGGAGCAGGATAAAAAGTGTAAACAATTGAAAGTTTTTATTAATCGGTTTCATGCTCAGCCGAATAAGGCTTCCCAGGTTAGATCTAAGAAACGGATGTTAGAGAAGATGGATATCATTAACGTACCGTTAGATCGCAAGGAAAGTATCCGCAAGTTTAATTTTCCAAAGGCCACACGCAGTGGCTACCGGGCGATAGAGCTTAAAAGTATTTCTAAAGCTTACGGTGATATCTCGGTGTATCAAGATTTTGATTTTGAACTAACTCGAGGAGAAAAGTCAGTTTTTATCGGCCATAATGG of Candidatus Omnitrophota bacterium contains these proteins:
- the amrA gene encoding AmmeMemoRadiSam system protein A, yielding MKDLLNPSQRSYLLSLVRDTIQHYLRTKEPLEPKTEDSLLKDVRGAFVTLHQGGRLRGCIGSIVATKPLYLEIRDMAIAASTQDSRFSPVSEGELADIRIEISVLSPFKKIVNSDEIIVGKHGVLVKQGYKSGVYLPQVAKETGWGKEEFMNSLCRDKAGISVDSWKRGECEIYIFSAEVFGE
- a CDS encoding rhomboid family intramembrane serine protease gives rise to the protein MSKTVKNLIIANVSVFLLSSIWQEFPIGLLAMVPRLVFSKLMIWQLVTYMFVHLDLWHLVMNMLMLWFFGPAIEAAWGQKRFLIYYFFTGIGAALCSVIFSFNSPIIGASGAIFGILVAYAMLYPDNMILFFFFVPMKMKHAVFVLAGINLLGAISASGSGIAYIAHLGGGLFGYLYLKNETLRHRLLSLDFEKIKSWFNKPSAKPTKSTKPNKPKTFDERVDEILDKISKKGMASLTKEEIDILDRRSRS
- a CDS encoding MarR family transcriptional regulator produces the protein MPKESQIKQFSQELTESISYIQRMARILLRERSDALIQGKVTMPQYLSLELLSNHGVLKMKDIAKALNISLPAATGLVNRLVKMKLVERVYDQEDRRVIFVELTSEGKKTTDETKLARRKIIEEMFGGITDEEREIYIRIIRKVKSNLNEKAK
- a CDS encoding TolC family protein — its product is MKKLSKSKNISLFLILVAGFFLTFKGFTEDLLPLELSLEEVTEIALENSLDIQIAKFDTYISRTSKDEAESIFDTIFSAEASYNRNRKETASSLAGTDTRETIFSLGLEKKLPTGTTLALDAINTKTKTNSSFTTLNPYTEAGLEFSVTQELGRNFFGLADRAKIKITKIDIENSEFVSLDDIEQFLYAVQRSYWNLALREEELLIAKDMLSEAEKLYEIYKEKKELGLVEESEFLAIEALLKARQSSINVAQLARETAKNDLLFLINRGDFQQNLIPRDSLDIEVFETDLYQALNRAVDSRRDYKRIKNELEKNKIDLVVKKNALWPQIDFEATFTRNNIDTGRSQAWGDIFSDGGEDVFFKVSFEVPLEKRAARSQVRKADLEKSRFLLKFKRIERLLLQEINDKVNQVNTMQNQVKLFKQTVKIHQRKLKSQIERLSLGRSDSDTLIRYEEDLLKARLSLAEYLFNYRTSLIELDLKQNILLDKYWQEPL
- a CDS encoding efflux RND transporter permease subunit yields the protein MSIVEFSVKRSLLVNLISVFILVAGFLSVFVFKIRREAFPEVSYDIVIVSTVYPGAAPEEVEKLVTIPIEKELKGVDGIEKMKSTSLENSSNISIEISQDVKNKRKVITDIQKAVDRVRDLPAGVEDDPVVSEVTSGEFPVVQVALSGDMPEKELQEYAENLEDILEDIPGVSKISRIGYRDREVWVEVDPQKLSSFHLSLEEVMEALARKNRSIPGGKIRGVQEFSIRTTGEFYTKEEIEDVVIRANETGNWLRVKDVAEVKFSFEDENTINKSFGTRSIDLTVIKRASGDAIEIVEKVKLKTEKFLTQTNDSRLETSYINDISFYIKRRLGTLKNNGIVGIVLVCFVLMIFLQFRIALITAIGLPIAFCATLAVMSFVGLSINLVTMFGLIVVLGMLVDDGIIVSENCSRYLEEGHSPYQAAILGTQEVIKPVTTTIITTIAAFSPLLFMGGMMGKFIWGIPLVVIIALCASLFEALVILPSHFADFIRRDKNFKSRKELPWFKKLVVVYTRLVTKALNRRWWVLGGLFLVLILTVGLVMHMPKILFASEEGIEEFTVRAEAPVGTNLYSTDKLIKPIEEEVAKMPKNQVEAYTTQVGSIGDSWHFDPYGKSGSHVVQVTVHLTPYKQRKRKVSQIIEDLRTKIGDVEGFDRVYFEKPQAGPPVGAPVAVEIRGESFEVLNKIANQINEFLKTIPGISDIVSDYEVGRGEIRVIVDEEKAARTYLSVGEVASSIRNAFRGGVATSIKPVKAEEEIDVLVRFPDDYRTKRESFEKILVPNKFGNLIPLAKIARFEDGVSVARVQHLDGKRVISVKANVDNQNITSNEANKLIKDKFKDVSINFPGYSIQFGGEQRENVRSMKDFANAFILALFLIFLILAANFNSLVQPLIVMMAIPFGFIGVIWAFFFHGLPIGFFMFMGAVGLTGIVVNDSIVLVEFVNNLRRKGVDRRHSLIQAGQLRLRPVLLTTITTALGLTPTAYGIWGGDPFLKPMALTIVWGIVCATVLTLVVLPCIYAIIDDITLKLAGHTTVKKSNITI
- a CDS encoding ATP-binding cassette domain-containing protein — protein: MIFLNNLSKSYGSRILFENFSLTIDRGERIGLVGPNGAGKSTLFNIILKQNESSSGTIQINKGVRIGYLAQEVTFNSEATVLSELTAGDESIKKLKKEKDALEKENKAAGARYGAVLHDLEFFGYFDLEHRAKKILSGLGFANSDFNRPVNEMSGGFKMRVLLAKLLLYPYDILLLDEPTNFLDLEAAIWFKDYLLKFKGTFVMISHDRDFLTEVTSDTLVLENGAITKIKGNYDDYEKMCNEQRERLLKQFKEQDKKCKQLKVFINRFHAQPNKASQVRSKKRMLEKMDIINVPLDRKESIRKFNFPKATRSGYRAIELKSISKAYGDISVYQDFDFELTRGEKSVFIGHNGAGKSTLLKILAGVIDIDSGSRILGTNIDIGYFSQTRLDVLTPDNTVFEEAYSASGGRLTNDEIRTVLAAFLFTGDDVEKKVSILSGGEKSRLILAKLLINPPNFLLLDEPTTHLDVDAVEALIRALKEYDGTLVFISHDIHFVRSVANMVFEINKGRVRKFPGSFDYYWQTARHKDVVELKRKKIKSKSSPVKEMSEKDKEKKQKKENEKISKKIKALRKEKEDLELEYNVKWRVVSNPRSYHRKEVASEYSQRLKELKCQIAKNDQEIKDLKKLFK